In the genome of Methanosarcinales archaeon, the window AATAATGTGGAAGTTAGGCTTCTCAGATACAAAGATTGTGAGGCACACACGTCTCAAATTGGATACAAATACAGAAGCAAATGCCATTTTTAGGCCATTTTGTGTGAAATTAGTGAGGTAAAACGACAAGCTCCCCATTACCAATAACTAACTCCATAATTTAATACTGCAATAATATTCATTTTCTTTTAATAATTCGGCAGAATTTAGCAAACTTAATATATCCTGTCCTGTTTTACTACCTGCATATTTTATGGAGGGTATTTTTTGGCATCAGCAAGAAAGAAAAATTTAACTGGAAGTTTCTTTACAAAATATCTGAAAAAAAGAGAGGTAAAAAGAATTTGTTCATATAAAACCCGCCTAATGGATTCACAAAAATCCATAGTTATCGATTGTGGAAACTGTGATATTGGTAATTCAGGTCTTGACAATCCTTTTTGTCGGGAAAATATTTTCCAGATCCTGATCAGGGAACCTGTAGTAGACAGACTTGTCCTGTCACACCTGTATGAACGTGATTATGAAGCAGACAGTCTTGAAATGTTATATATGCTCTCCGGGTTCATCGACAATCTGGAGGTTTATAGATATGCTGAAGTCCCTTCAGAGTGTGGTAAATGTCTTGAAGAGCGTCAGGAATTTGTTAGCAAAGTCCTGGAAACCATGTCTAAAGACCCCATTCTTGCATACCAAATGCTGTCTGATCATGATCAAAATGTCGATCAATGCGTGAATGAAAGTGAAAATCGATGCAAGAGAGATTTTGATAAACTTATCTCCAGGATGGAGAACTCTACCCAGGGACTTGTCATTGGCTTGAGCCTGAATAAACCCTCCAGTTACTATTATGAAAGGTTGATCAGGCCATATACCAGACCCAGGTTCTCTACGTCGCGTATTTATGCCGAACCACCAGATAATGCTGTCTTTTTGGAAGGGTATGATGTGTCCAGGAGCGGGGGCAGAGTTATGGAAGTTTCCATATACAGCCTTTTTGACAGGCCTGAGAGCCAATACTTCATCATCCCACCCGAATATAACCTGCGTCCTGATGAATTGAAACTGCTGGAGTCTGTACGTTCGCATCTGATGCGCCACCGCCCAAATGATCTGAATTTTGCGGATCCCGCAAACAGCAGGGAATATTTCAGGCGACGCAGCCAGCAATTGCTGTCTGAACAAGCCAGTAACCTGGGATTCAAGCTCAAACCTGACCAGATAAAAATATTCTCAGATATCCTGGCAAAATATACTACAGGACTGGGTATACTGGAAGATGTGCTGTCTGATAGCAGAGTTACAGATGTGTATGTCAATGCTCCAGTAGAAATGAACCCTGTACACGTGGTAATCGAGGGTGAAGAATGCTCATCAAATATCTTCCTGTCGCAGGAAGATGTTGATACCATGATATCCCGGTTCAGGGCACTGAGCGGCCGCCCTTTCGGGGAGGCGAACCCGATCCTGGATATGGACCTGGCAGAATATAAATCACGGGTATCATGTATCGGTAATCCGTTAAGTGCGGGAGGACTGGCCTATGCTTTCAGGAAACATGCCCGTACACCCTGGACTCTCCCCAAGCTAATTAATAAAGGAGCTATGACACCCCTTGCTGCCGGATTATTAAGTTTGTTAGTGGACGGGAATTCATCTATTTTGATAGCAGGAGCTGTGGGGGCCGGTAAGACATCCCTGCTCTCTGCATTGATGTTAGAGATCCCGCAAAAATACCGTATCCTGACTATTGAAGATACTCCTGAGCTGCCTTTGCAGGATATTCAGCGCCTCGGCTGGAAGGTGCAGGGTATGAACACCCGTTCGGCAGTAGGTGGTTCCGAATCAGAGATCGCACCTGATACAGCTCTTAGGGCAGCACTGCGAATGGGCAATTCCACTTTGATCATTGGAGAGGTCAGGGGGCTTGAAACTAAGATACTGTACGAGGCCATGCAGGTGGGTACTGCCGGTAATTCTGTGCTGGGAACTATTCACGGTGCATCCACCCAGGCCGTATATGAACGGATCGTTGGGGCCCTGGAAGTGCCTGAACAATCGTTCAAGGCAACTGATGCTGTGG includes:
- a CDS encoding type II/IV secretion system ATPase subunit, which translates into the protein MDSQKSIVIDCGNCDIGNSGLDNPFCRENIFQILIREPVVDRLVLSHLYERDYEADSLEMLYMLSGFIDNLEVYRYAEVPSECGKCLEERQEFVSKVLETMSKDPILAYQMLSDHDQNVDQCVNESENRCKRDFDKLISRMENSTQGLVIGLSLNKPSSYYYERLIRPYTRPRFSTSRIYAEPPDNAVFLEGYDVSRSGGRVMEVSIYSLFDRPESQYFIIPPEYNLRPDELKLLESVRSHLMRHRPNDLNFADPANSREYFRRRSQQLLSEQASNLGFKLKPDQIKIFSDILAKYTTGLGILEDVLSDSRVTDVYVNAPVEMNPVHVVIEGEECSSNIFLSQEDVDTMISRFRALSGRPFGEANPILDMDLAEYKSRVSCIGNPLSAGGLAYAFRKHARTPWTLPKLINKGAMTPLAAGLLSLLVDGNSSILIAGAVGAGKTSLLSALMLEIPQKYRILTIEDTPELPLQDIQRLGWKVQGMNTRSAVGGSESEIAPDTALRAALRMGNSTLIIGEVRGLETKILYEAMQVGTAGNSVLGTIHGASTQAVYERIVGALEVPEQSFKATDAVVVCSNIRISGSMRKKKRLVQVSEVTAANWDGSGTFFNDLMMFNAVADSIEPTDLLDMGQSELIGKIAKKWGVSVDEVLLNIKIRSQIKGLIAEAGRTRPELLEADKVGQANNMFWLLMNEMHDGQREIDLNQVYTKWVKWFENRNNLKTPGFS